AACACATTAAAGCATATTAGGGGTAcatgatttattgattttatttccagTTTAATTACCTCAAGTTTTATTAATGACCCATGTAAAGTCCAAACCTCAAGTTCTCTGTTCAGTCTATTTTGAAACTCCTCTCCTTCCGGTGGCAACACTGACGCAGATGGATTTAGAAAGAAAGTTGATGctttaaataaaattgcattGACATGTTGCTTTCTTTTGGACAGTTAAAGCGTGTCATCTTTGAAATAACTGTTTGCAAGCAAAACCTTTACATATTTACCAAAAATCACCCCTAGATGATGACATCCCATATGATGAACTTAAGGTTGCAGTTGTATCACCACCAAGATAGCGTTTTAGTCTTTCCAGATCATCTGCAGCATCAATCATTGTTGGTCTGGTTGAAGGTGCCTCTTGAGTGCATATAAGACCTAGATCAAGAAGTTCAATAATGGCGACTTTCCAAACATTCCTAATCTCTGGGTTTTGAGCTTCTAGTTCTTGTAATAGGAAAGAGTCAATTATATTCTCAAGTTGGCCTCGGTAGTGGTTCTTCACCCATTTTTGCAAGCTTTGGCCCTCACCAAACATGTCATCTGTAGGCCTCTTTCTGGTGACCAGTTCCAACACTATAATGCCAAAGCTGTAGACATCTCCCTCTGTTGATGCATTTCTTCCATATCCATACTCTGTAAGAGACTCAGGTCCATCAAACAAACTGAATTAGCTTATTTATGGAGACATAAGTTTCTTATATACATCAAAAGCAACTTTGCATATATGAGAACAATGGATTAACAGTTATTGATAACTATAGGTAATTTATGAGTAGCTTGCAGCATTACCTCAATGGAATGAATAAGTTTATTTATCGTTCTTAAGTGCAAAGAGTTCTTTACTGTCAATAGTTATTCAAGTTGTTAGAATAAGGTTTTAAATAATCctttatcttaaattattgaTAGAAAAGTTCGCATTGTTATTGAAAactgaaaagtttttttaatcaaccaTTTAATTTCGTGATGATTTGCTCTATCAATTAAATAAGATCATGAAATTAGGAAGTGGTTTGACTGGAACAGGTAACAGCCAAGATGGgagtttaaaaaacaaaaatagttgacattatcTTGTCAGGTTGTATTTTAGATCGACATAATGGAGTTTGTCAGAAAAGATAGTAGGTTCAAGTTTAAGATAAGATTTCCTCATTGTGGGTACTTTGTGTCAAATAATTCAGCATTGAGGAGGTTCTTCCTTAGACAACTAAGTCAATGCTCAGAGGAAAATAGTCCATTCTCCCTCTGAAGCCAACTTCAAGAAAGCATTATGGGTTTTTCTGAAATGGCAATACACTTAAAATCTTTGTGTAAGTTTTTATGTCTTAAACTACTTGTCAGAGTACTTCAATCTGTCCTATAACTATTTGTGGTCAAACAATATCTGAATTGCCTATAATGACTTTCTTATTGTTAGCACTTAAGTCACATGCTTTTGTAGTGGTTATGATCACTAAACTGCTCCGCCTCTACTATTTAAAGAATGGTGCCATAGATATTATATTTCAGATAAGAGAAGATCTAGAAAACAAAGGTTTTGAAATCAATAAGATGTATTGAATTGTTCACTTGTGACTCACATGGTGGATGAGAGGAAATTGCAGAATTAGATTGCAGATGGTTTGGAATATAAAGCCGACTGTGTTGGCAGCTTGAACAAccagttaaaaaagaaaagtacaTGAAAAAGGAAATTGGTGTCAAAATGAGGTATACAAGTTGTGGCTATCAGAAAAATTCATGATCAGAAATGATTAATTACTGTATGTTTAAGGAAGTTCGAAAGATATTGACATAGTCAAGGTAAAATAGGCCTTGATCATTTTCCttggaattttattttgaaaacagGGTGGTAACTATTTATCAGACTATAAGTcaagtgaataaataaaattctcaGTATTGATGACGATGATAAAATGTTTTGGTGAAGATGGTACGCAAGTACTAATTATTTATGACATGATTAGCATGTAGAGCCAAAATAACcatctaatttatatatttattctttaaacTGAGATATATGAACTCCTTGAGAGGAAAGAAATGGTACCTGGTGGAATGTATCCAACTGAACCAAAAAGCAAGTTTGCGGTTGAGTTGGGCACATTTTCAGAAATCAGGTTTCTCTCAGTGACTGTCATGACCAGCCTAGCGATTCCAAAATCTGATACAATGGCGGTCATGTCATCATTGAGCAGGATGTTACTTGGCTTCAAGTCACAATGGATGACCTGCACAGGGGAGTGGTGGTGCAGGTATGCCATTCCCTCGGCAATATCACAGCAAATATTCACCCGCTCAACTAAGCTCAGCTGTGCGGTACCTGTTCCTGGTGCTTGTGGGTAGAGATGGCTCTCAAGGCTCCCGTTAACCATGAAAGGCAGTACCAAAGCCTTGAAATCTGGCAGACTGCATGCAGTAATGATTCTCATCAGGTTCCTATGCCGAATCCTCTTCAGAACTTGGCATTCTCTGTTGAAACTCCTGGTAGAGTTACTGGCTTGGAATTGCAGAACTTTTATTGCAACTACAGTTCCATCACTCAGCACCCCTCTGTAAACGTGCCCATAGCTACCACTACCTATCAATCTGCTCAGATCGAATCCTCCGGTAGCCTCAACAAGCTCTCTGTAGGTTATCCTTGGATAAGATGATGACAAGTCTTGAGCTGGTGTGTTCAGATCAGTTTCACTCCTGTGAGATACTACAATTCTCCTGATTCTTCTGTAACACACCACAGACAGTATTGTGGTGAGGAATGCCAACACAGAGACAATACATACAAGTAACAGCAGAAATATCTTAGAATGCTTCCTGCCTTTGTTGGAGTTGCAACTAGGAAGCCCCAATGATGATCCACAGAAATGATTGCCCATGAGTGATTGGCTTGTCAAATAAGCAAAGACACCACCTTGGGGTAGTGGGCCACTGAGGTTGTTAAATGAGAGGTCGAGTTGGCGGAGACTAGTGCTAGTTGCAAGTGACGATGGAACTTCACCGGAGAGTGAATTGTAAGAGAGGTCCAATATTTGGATGCTTATAAGTTTGCCCAAGGCCTGAGGAATTGTACCTTGAAGATGATTGTGGGATAGGTTTACAAGCTGAACTTCTACACAGGCTTGCAAAGCAGATGGAATTTCGCTAGTGAGTTTATTCGATGAGAGATCGATTACTTGGACCTTATCCATTTGGCTCAGCTCCATCGGAATTGGTCCCTCCAAAGCGTTGTCTGACAGATTGAAGTATGCATAAATTGTCTTCATGGCTGCCACTTCTTTAGGAAGAGGTCCTGTGAGATTGTTGTGAGACAGGTCCAGAAGTCCTAGGTTTAATCTTCCCAGGCCTGAAGGTATGGACCCAGATAGCAAATTTTTGCTGAGAATTAGATCTGTAAGTGGCTTTATACTGGCTATATTGGCTGGAATGGAACCTGAGAGGTTGTTTCCAGATAAGTCTATTTGTTGAAGATTATTTAGCTCACAAGGAGGAGAAGGAATTTCTCCTGCTAGCAAGTTGTCAGCAAGCCAGAGTGATTGTAACCTGGGTAGGAGAAATAGTTTTAAGGGAATGGTTCCgttcaaataattatttgataGGGTCAGCAGTGATAGATTGGAAAGATTTGATATACTTAGTGGAATCATTCCATGAATAAGGTTGGCTCCTAGATTCATATTACTAAGATTTTGACTGAGAAGGCCAATAGTTTTAGGCAAAGAGCCTCCAATGTAGTTGTTTTCCAACTCAAGGCTCTGCAAATGTGTCATATTTGAAAGGGCACTGAAGAATGGGAAGAGATTGGTATTTTTGTCATCACTCGTGAAATAATTGAATGCCAAATGCAGATGCAACAAAGAAGTTAAACACATGATGGTTTCTGATGGTAATGTACCAGTTAGAAGGTTGTTGCCGAGATCTATTGTCATCAAATTGGTTGAATTGCAAAGGGAAGCAGGAATGGTACCTGTCAATTGGTTGAGATAAAGATTTAGGATCCCCAATTGAGGGAGGTGGTTTCCTATCTCCGGAGGGATCAAACCTGTAAATGAATTGTTAGAGAGGTCTACATAAAATAGGTCAGTGCAATTGTACAGGAGACTTGTCGGAAGTGTTCCATGAAGCTCATTGCTGCTGAGGTCAATATATATTAGATGTTTTAGCATGCCTAAGCTATGTGGAACTTGTCGTTGTACTCCATTTTGTTGGATACTGAAATTCTGTAACATAGACAGAGCTCCAAACTCCTCAGGAATTGGCCCATGAAGTGCGTTTTCAGACAAATCTATCAATAGAATTTGAGAGAGATTTGAGAGAAATGGCGAGATGGTTCCTTTTAGATCTTGACCTTTGAGATTGAGCTGGCTTACTCTACCCTGTTTGAGCTTGCTTACTCTACCCTGCCAGCAAGTAATGCCATTCCACTTGCAGAAATCAGTTGACTCAGTCCAGTTACTGAGAGCACCTTTTGGATCGTCAAATATGCCCTTCTTGAATGCTAAAAGTGCCAATCGCTCTATGCTAATCTGATTGCCCTTTTGGATATGAAGTGAAGGAGaagggaagaagaggagaagaagaatagttAAGACAAAGGTAGGAGGATCCATTTTAACCAATTTTACATCATTGATTGTTGCGATGAAGGTACATCAGGCTCCAAAATCATATccacaggaaaaaaaaacaggaaATGAGGTGGAGAAATTGAcatccaaataaataaagaaatatcaGACTATCTTTGGTGATGACAAACCCTTCCTTGGTACTTAGGGTATACTACTGCTGCCCCAAATGTAACTGGATGCCTCTGTTTTATGTTGGAAACTTTATAGTAGCTAGAAGAAGACCTGCTTAGTGGCAGCTGGACCTAGTGCGCCACCTGGGAAGTCCATTTCTTTAAATTGTGGTGCAGAAGCTTCTCTATGATCATGATATAATGATTTCAGCATAGAAATTTTAGTCACTTCCACTAAATACTAACTGCATTCCTCGGGACATAAAAACTTTAGGGGTTGATATTTCTTTTTACCTTTTCCCAGTCCATTTCATGATTCTTTTGAGTAACTTTTGTGGCGCACGCCCGTTGTCTGCTTATTTTCTTTCTCTACTTGTGATGCCAAAAATGGATGTTTCAAATAGATTACAAGCTAATTTGCATTTTATCtgtaatgtaaaagaaaatgatgagatTATTTGGTCATCATtgacttttgtttctttttttttatatatatttttagattcTAAATGTGCGCTATAGGTTAATTTGGTTATAGTGCTATTAcctttttgaattattaatgaGTTATCCATATATACTTATGCTATATAGATTCTATAAAATAGCGTGGATTATGACTTGAAACTTCCTCTCTGATTTGTACTGTGAATCCtagttaagaatatatatatatatatatatatatatatattctgaacTTAGGTGTACTATTGTGAGTCAAGCAAGTTCTACAAACATTTTATAAACATGTACCATATcaccatcttttcaaatttttctctgTTGCATGCCTTTTtgttgtatgtatatacattgcTGTAGAAAATCTCAAGCATGTTGTAGAATTTGAATTTACTGTCTCTGTTGTTTTGAACTTTTTCAGTTATGGAAATAGTTTCTAATGCctaatttttcacaatttacTGAACACTTTATAATGGCATGATTTGCCAGAGCAGTGGTAGTGCCGCAGCAACAACAGTAACGCACAAGCATTTGGTCTAACACTCCAGTTATGGTGGTTGGGCAGCATGGCAGGAAGATGAGGTCTGGAATGTtcattagattttatattaataaaactgagatttttcggtttttatatttttaattgaatctACTGAAATTTTGGCTAAACTGGAAAATGAACTCATGGTATTAAGCTCAGTTATTTCGGTTTGGATTGTTAGTATGTTATTTGATTTCAAGTTTAATCACTTCAAATTTTATTGATGACCTACCTATATGAAGTCCAAACTCCAAGTATTTCTTCAGTCTACAGGTAAAAATCCTTTTTATTCACATAGAAAAAATCATTCTCCTTGGTGTGGCAATCCTAATGCTGATGGATTTACAAAAGTAAGTTGATGCCTATAACAAAATTACAGACTTGATGCTTTCTTTTGGACAATTAGATGTTTAAACTCTGCTATAACAGTTTGCAAGAAAAACCTTTACATTTTTACCAGAAATCACCCCCAGTGATTGTAGATGATGACATCCCATATGATGAACTTACTGTGGCAGTTGTATCACCACCAAGATAGCGTTTTAGTCTTTCCAGATCATCTGCAGCATCAATCATTGATGGTCTGGTTGAAGGTGCTTCTTGAGTGCATATAAGACCTACATCAAGAAGTTCAATAATGGCGACTTTCCAAACATTCCTAATCTCTGGGTTTTGAGCTTCTACTTCTTGTAATAGGAAAGAGTCGATTATATTCTCAAGTTGGCCTCGGTAGTGGTTCTTCACCCATTTTTGCAAGCTTTGGCCCTCACCAAACATGTCATCTGTAGGCCTCTTTCTGGTAACCAGTTCCAACACTATAATGCCAAAGCTGTAGACATCTCCTTTTGTTGATGCATTTCTTCCATACCCATACTCTAAGAGACTCAGGTGCATCAAACAAACTTAATTAGGCCATTTATGAACACATGATTTTGTGATACACACTGAAAGCAGCTTTACAAGCATGAAAGATACAGTTGCTACTAGCTAGGAGATTTATATGTAGCTGGTAATATTATCTTAGTGAAAGGCTATTTGAAAAGGTTATTTGTCATTCTTAGATGCAAAGGCTCCCTGCTGTAATTGCTTATTCCAATTATTTGAATAAGTATTTGAATAATCCTTTGTCTCAATTATTGATAGAAATGCCCATGTTGTTattgaattctttttaattcaACTAAATTTGTAAAAAGCAAAACTAATGCATGATTGAGATTTTCTCTTTGAGAGTTTAAAAACTGTTGATATTACTCTTGTTAGATTCTAACTTAGACCTGCATGATGGAATTCATCAGAACAGATCCTAGATTGAAGTTTAAggtaatattttcacattatCAGCGCTTTGCATCAAGAATTGTGGTAAAGCAATTGAATTCGCAGTAATGACTTTCTAATTGTTAGCACTAAGGCCACATTCTTTTATGGTGCTTATTAGCTCTTACCTCTACACCTCTACCATTTAAGGAATGGTTTTGAAGTCAATAAGATGTGTAGAACTGTGTACTTTAAATCACAAGGTGGATGTTAGGAAATTACCGAACTAATGGCACATATTTTGGGATACAAAGCTGACAGTGTTGGCTTCTTGGACTACCAGTTAAAAAGGTAAAGTACTTGATAAAAAGAACTTGGTGGCAGAATGAGATATACAAGTTGCGATTAATGAAAATTTCCTGATCAGAAATGATTAATTACGGTATGATTGGAGAATTTAGAAAGATATTGATGCAGTCTATGGAAAATAGGCACtgattattttcattagaatttcATTGTGAAAGCAAGTAGCTAAATCCataaattctatttatataactaaaagtaaagtgaataaataaagTTCAATGTGTTGATGACAATGATGAGAAATTTCGATGAAGATGGTCATTCTGAAACAGTTAAATGATACAAGTTCTAAGTAAATAATTAGCACAGACAGCCAAATTACCATCTAAGGTAGGCAAGATATATTCTTCTTTAAACTTAGATATTTGAACCCCTTGAGAGGAAAGAAATGGTACCTGGTGGAATGTATCCAACTGAACCAAAAAGCAAATTTGCTGTTGAGTTCGCCGCATTTTCAGCAATCAGATTTCTCTCAGTAACCCTCATGACCAGCCTAGCGATTCCAAAATCTGATACAATGGCGGTCATGTCATCATTGAGCAGGATGTTGCTTGGCTTCAAGTCACAATGGATGACCTGCACAGGGGAGTGGTGGTGCAGGTATGCCATTCCCTCGGCAATATCACAGCAAATATTCACCCGCTCAACTAAGCTCAGCTGTGAGGTACCAGTCCCTGGTGCTTGTGGGTAGAGATGGCTCTCAAGGCTCCCGTTAATCATGAAAGGCAGCACCAAAGCCTTGAAATCTGGCAGACTGCATGCAGTAATGATTCTCATCAGGTTCCTATGCCGAATCCTCTTCAGAACTTGGCATTCTCTGTTGAAACTCCTGGTAGAGTTACTGGCTTGGAATTGCAGAACTTTTATTGCAACTACAGTTCCATCGCTCAGCACCCCTCTGTAAACATGCCCATAGCTACCACTGCCTATCAGGCTGCTCAGATCGAATCCTCCGGTAGCCTCAACAAGCTCTCTGTAGGTTATCCTTGGATAAGATGATGACAAGTCTTGAGCTGGTGTGTTCAGATCAGTTTCACCCCTGTGAGATACTACAATTCTCCTAATTCTTCTGTAACACACTACAGACAGTAATGTGGTGAGGAATGCCAACACAGAGACAATACATACAAGTAACAGCAGAAATATCTTAGAATGCTTCCTGCCTTTGTTGGAGTTGCAACTAGGAAGCCCCAATGATGATCCACAGAAATGATTGCCCATGAGGGATTCGCCTGTCAAATTAGCAAAAACACCGCCTTGGGGTAGTGGGCCACTGAGGTTGTTACATGAGAGGTTGAGTTGCTGGAGACTAGTGCTAAATGCAAGTGATGATGGCACTTCACCGGAGAATGAATTGGAAGAGAGGTCCAATATTTTGATGCTTCTGAGTTTGCCCAAGGTTGGAGGAATTGTACCTTGAAGATGATTGTGGGATAGGTTTACAAGCTGAACTTCTACACAGGTTTCTAAAGTAGATGGAATTTTTCCTGTGAATTTATTCGATGAGAGATCGATTTCTTGGACCTTATCCATATGGCTCAGCTCCATCGGAATTGGTCCCTCCAAAGCGTTGTCAGACAGATTGAAGTAAGCAGAAATTGTGTTCATGGCTGCCACTTCTGCAGGAAGAAGTCCTGTAAGATTGTTGTGAGACAAGTCCAAAAGTTCTAGGTTTAATCTTCCAAGGCTTGAAGGTATGGACCCAGACAGCGAATTTTTGCTAAGAATTAGATTTCTGAGATACTTTATACTGGCTAGATTGGCTGGAATGGAACCTGAGAGGTTGTTTCCAGATAGATCTATAAGTCCCAGACGATTTAGTTCATGAGGAGGAGAAGGAATTTCTCCTTCTAGCTTGTTGTCAGAAAGCCAGAGTCTTTGTAACCTGGGTAGCAGAAATAGGTTCAAGGGAATGGTTCCATTCAGGTAATTATTTGACAGGTTCAGTGATGATAGATTGGAAAGATTTGATATACTTAGTGGAATCATTCCATGAATAAGGTTGGCTCTTAGATTCATATTACTAAGATTTTGACTGAGAAGGCCAATAGTTTCAGGCAGAGTGCCTCCGATGTTGTTCTTTTCTAACTCAAGGCTCTCCAAATGCGTCAAATTTGACAGGGCACTGAAGAATGGGTGtagatttttattattgtcATCACTAGTGAAATAATTGAATGCCAAATGCAAATGCAACAAAGAAGTTAAACACATGATGGTTTCTGATGGTAATGTACCAGTTAGAAAGTTGTTGCCAAGATCTATTGTTATCAAATTGGTTGAATTGCAAAGGGAAGCAGGAATAGTACCTGACAATTGGTTGAAATAAAGATTTAGGGTCCCCAAATAAGGGAGGTGGTTTCCTATCTCTGGAGGGATCAAACCTGTAAATGAATTGTTAGAGAGGTCTACAGAAATTAGATTAGTGCAATTGTACAGGAGACTTGTCGGAAGGGTTCCATGAAGCTCATTGTTGCTGAGGTCAATATAGAATAGATCTTTTAGCATGCCCAAACTACGTGGAACTTGTTGTTGGACCTCATTTAGTCTAATATTGAAAATCTGTAACATAGACAGAGCTCCAAACTCCTCAGGAATTGGCCCGTGAAGTGAGTTTTCAGACAAGTCAATGCTTAGAATTTGAGAAAGATTTGAGAGAAATGGCGAGATAGTTCCTTTTAGATCTTGACGTGTGAGACTAAGCTCTGCTTACTCTACTATTGTTGTCACAGATAATGCCATTCCATGTGCAGACATCAGTTGACTCAGTCCAGTTGCCGAGAGCATCTTTCGGATCGCTAACTATTCCTTTCTTGAATGCCAAAAGTGCCGATCGCTCTAGGTTAA
This portion of the Dioscorea cayenensis subsp. rotundata cultivar TDr96_F1 chromosome 3, TDr96_F1_v2_PseudoChromosome.rev07_lg8_w22 25.fasta, whole genome shotgun sequence genome encodes:
- the LOC120256828 gene encoding putative leucine-rich repeat receptor-like serine/threonine-protein kinase At2g24130 isoform X1 — encoded protein: MLQIFNIRLNEVQQQVPRSLGMLKDLFYIDLSNNELHGTLPTSLLYNCTNLISVDLSNNSFTGLIPPEIGNHLPYLGTLNLYFNQLSGTIPASLCNSTNLITIDLGNNFLTGTLPSETIMCLTSLLHLHLAFNYFTSDDNNKNLHPFFSALSNLTHLESLELEKNNIGGTLPETIGLLSQNLSNMNLRANLIHGMIPLSISNLSNLSSLNLSNNYLNGTIPLNLFLLPRLQRLWLSDNKLEGEIPSPPHELNRLGLIDLSGNNLSGSIPANLASIKYLRNLILSKNSLSGSIPSSLGRLNLELLDLSHNNLTGLLPAEVAAMNTISAYFNLSDNALEGPIPMELSHMDKVQEIDLSSNKFTGKIPSTLETCVEVQLVNLSHNHLQGTIPPTLGKLRSIKILDLSSNSFSGEVPSSLAFSTSLQQLNLSCNNLSGPLPQGGVFANLTGESLMGNHFCGSSLGLPSCNSNKGRKHSKIFLLLLVCIVSVLAFLTTLLSVVCYRRIRRIVVSHRGETDLNTPAQDLSSSYPRITYRELVEATGGFDLSSLIGSGSYGHVYRGVLSDGTVVAIKVLQFQASNSTRSFNRECQVLKRIRHRNLMRIITACSLPDFKALVLPFMINGSLESHLYPQAPGTGTSQLSLVERVNICCDIAEGMAYLHHHSPVQVIHCDLKPSNILLNDDMTAIVSDFGIARLVMRVTERNLIAENAANSTANLLFGSVGYIPPEYGYGRNASTKGDVYSFGIIVLELVTRKRPTDDMFGEGQSLQKWVKNHYRGQLENIIDSFLLQEVEAQNPEIRNVWKVAIIELLDVGLICTQEAPSTRPSMIDAADDLERLKRYLGGDTTATVSSSYGMSSSTITGGDFW
- the LOC120256828 gene encoding putative leucine-rich repeat receptor-like serine/threonine-protein kinase At2g24130 isoform X2, producing the protein MLQIFNIRLNEVQQQVPRSLGMLKDLFYIDLSNNELHGTLPTSLLYNCTNLISVDLSNNSFTGLIPPEIGNHLPYLGTLNLYFNQLSEVAAMNTISAYFNLSDNALEGPIPMELSHMDKVQEIDLSSNKFTGKIPSTLETCVEVQLVNLSHNHLQGTIPPTLGKLRSIKILDLSSNSFSGEVPSSLAFSTSLQQLNLSCNNLSGPLPQGGVFANLTGESLMGNHFCGSSLGLPSCNSNKGRKHSKIFLLLLVCIVSVLAFLTTLLSVVCYRRIRRIVVSHRGETDLNTPAQDLSSSYPRITYRELVEATGGFDLSSLIGSGSYGHVYRGVLSDGTVVAIKVLQFQASNSTRSFNRECQVLKRIRHRNLMRIITACSLPDFKALVLPFMINGSLESHLYPQAPGTGTSQLSLVERVNICCDIAEGMAYLHHHSPVQVIHCDLKPSNILLNDDMTAIVSDFGIARLVMRVTERNLIAENAANSTANLLFGSVGYIPPEYGYGRNASTKGDVYSFGIIVLELVTRKRPTDDMFGEGQSLQKWVKNHYRGQLENIIDSFLLQEVEAQNPEIRNVWKVAIIELLDVGLICTQEAPSTRPSMIDAADDLERLKRYLGGDTTATVSSSYGMSSSTITGGDFW
- the LOC120256813 gene encoding putative leucine-rich repeat receptor-like serine/threonine-protein kinase At2g24130 isoform X2, whose product is MDPPTFVLTILLLLFFPSPSLHIQKGNQISIERLALLAFKKGIFDDPKGALSNWTESTDFCKWNGITCWQGRVSKLKQGRVSQLNLKGQDLKGTISPFLSNLSQILLIDLSENALHGPIPEEFGALSMLQNFSIQQNGVQRQVPHSLGMLKHLIYIDLSSNELHGTLPTSLLYNCTDLFYVDLSNNSFTGLIPPEIGNHLPQLGILNLYLNQLTGTIPASLCNSTNLMTIDLGNNLLTGTLPSETIMCLTSLLHLHLAFNYFTSDDKNTNLFPFFSALSNMTHLQSLELENNYIGGSLPKTIGLLSQNLSNMNLGANLIHGMIPLSISNLSNLSLLTLSNNYLNGTIPLKLFLLPRLQSLWLADNLLAGEIPSPPCELNNLQQIDLSGNNLSGSIPANIASIKPLTDLILSKNLLSGSIPSGLGRLNLGLLDLSHNNLTGPLPKEVAAMKTIYAYFNLSDNALEGPIPMELSQMDKVQVIDLSSNKLTSEIPSALQACVEVQLVNLSHNHLQVPSSLATSTSLRQLDLSFNNLSGPLPQGGVFAYLTSQSLMGNHFCGSSLGLPSCNSNKGRKHSKIFLLLLVCIVSVLAFLTTILSVVCYRRIRRIVVSHRSETDLNTPAQDLSSSYPRITYRELVEATGGFDLSRLIGSGSYGHVYRGVLSDGTVVAIKVLQFQASNSTRSFNRECQVLKRIRHRNLMRIITACSLPDFKALVLPFMVNGSLESHLYPQAPGTGTAQLSLVERVNICCDIAEGMAYLHHHSPVQVIHCDLKPSNILLNDDMTAIVSDFGIARLVMTVTERNLISENVPNSTANLLFGSVGYIPPEYGYGRNASTEGDVYSFGIIVLELVTRKRPTDDMFGEGQSLQKWVKNHYRGQLENIIDSFLLQELEAQNPEIRNVWKVAIIELLDLGLICTQEAPSTRPTMIDAADDLERLKRYLGGDTTATLSSSYGMSSSRGDFW
- the LOC120256813 gene encoding putative leucine-rich repeat receptor-like serine/threonine-protein kinase At2g24130 isoform X1 → MDPPTFVLTILLLLFFPSPSLHIQKGNQISIERLALLAFKKGIFDDPKGALSNWTESTDFCKWNGITCWQGRVSKLKQGRVSQLNLKGQDLKGTISPFLSNLSQILLIDLSENALHGPIPEEFGALSMLQNFSIQQNGVQRQVPHSLGMLKHLIYIDLSSNELHGTLPTSLLYNCTDLFYVDLSNNSFTGLIPPEIGNHLPQLGILNLYLNQLTGTIPASLCNSTNLMTIDLGNNLLTGTLPSETIMCLTSLLHLHLAFNYFTSDDKNTNLFPFFSALSNMTHLQSLELENNYIGGSLPKTIGLLSQNLSNMNLGANLIHGMIPLSISNLSNLSLLTLSNNYLNGTIPLKLFLLPRLQSLWLADNLLAGEIPSPPCELNNLQQIDLSGNNLSGSIPANIASIKPLTDLILSKNLLSGSIPSGLGRLNLGLLDLSHNNLTGPLPKEVAAMKTIYAYFNLSDNALEGPIPMELSQMDKVQVIDLSSNKLTSEIPSALQACVEVQLVNLSHNHLQGTIPQALGKLISIQILDLSYNSLSGEVPSSLATSTSLRQLDLSFNNLSGPLPQGGVFAYLTSQSLMGNHFCGSSLGLPSCNSNKGRKHSKIFLLLLVCIVSVLAFLTTILSVVCYRRIRRIVVSHRSETDLNTPAQDLSSSYPRITYRELVEATGGFDLSRLIGSGSYGHVYRGVLSDGTVVAIKVLQFQASNSTRSFNRECQVLKRIRHRNLMRIITACSLPDFKALVLPFMVNGSLESHLYPQAPGTGTAQLSLVERVNICCDIAEGMAYLHHHSPVQVIHCDLKPSNILLNDDMTAIVSDFGIARLVMTVTERNLISENVPNSTANLLFGSVGYIPPEYGYGRNASTEGDVYSFGIIVLELVTRKRPTDDMFGEGQSLQKWVKNHYRGQLENIIDSFLLQELEAQNPEIRNVWKVAIIELLDLGLICTQEAPSTRPTMIDAADDLERLKRYLGGDTTATLSSSYGMSSSRGDFW